The DNA window TAAAAATGCCCGTAAACCATCCGAACCCGCGCTGAAGTGAAATCCTTTTTGTCCTGAGGATATATTCTTTACGGCTGTAAACCAGCAGTCCAGTGTCGCCAGCGCAAAAGGGCCTCTTCGTAATCCAGGGCTTTGGTCAGGTTGAATACCACAGACATAACCGTAAAAGCCACTGCGAAATACCAGGCCCTGCGGGTCCCTTTAAACAGATGGGCGGAAGTAACCAGTAATAGAACTCCCGCAATCAGTGTCAGCGTCTTGGAGAGATGGATAACGTCCAGCGGCAGGTACCCTTTGATGATATGAAGCCGGTCTGCGAGGGCAGGCGTAATCACCGACAGGATATTGATGATACCGAGAAAAAAGATCATGACCACCGGGATCATCCGGGCCAGAAGCTTCCTTCCGCTCCAAAGATAAGCTGCAATACCGACCAGTAAAGGAAGCCAGAATTCAAACAACCGATAGAGCAAAGTAATGCCCAGACCGTCCGCATGCTGGTATCCGAAGCTGACCAGGATATAGGTCAGCGAGAATTCCACAGCACCCAATCCCCGTAGGAAAGGCGAAATGATCATCAGTACAACAGACACGATGTAAGAAATGGCCGCTGCGGAAAAAGAGGCAGGCGTGCCTAATGCATACATCGCAATAAGCAGGTGAAAAACCCCGCAGAATTCTATCCCTACAGAAATCAGCACGGTCATCCGGAAACTTTTACGGTCTATTTCACTGCTGAATATTTCCTCAGAAGAACGGATCAGCTTAGGGAATTTTCCGCTCCGTAAACCGGTATAATGCATTTTTTTCCTGAATGAAATAAAAACACCATATAACGCGAATACCAAAATACCCAGAACCGCAATCCCGGACCAGCTGCTGCTGAAATTTTTATTGATGAACAGTGCGTAGACCATCAGTGGAAGGCCAACGACAAGAACAGTCAGCAGCCCTACAAAACCATATACGGCACTTGCCTGGTGGATAGACGCTGTATTATACCCTTTGGTCCTGATGTTCCTCGGAAGATAAGCCAGGGAACTTACGCCTCCGGCCGGCAGGAAAACACTCAGGAAATTACGTTTCAGGAACAAACTGACTGCTTCAGGCAGTTTCAGGCCAAGCCCGGCACTCCGGAAACTGGTTACGTACATGAGGCCCTGAAGAATAATATAGATAATGGAAAGGGCGATACCTGCCAATATCCATTCCGTCCTGGAATTTTTAAGCTGCGGTCCTATGGAGGCAAGCTCATGCCTTTCACTCCTGAAGAAAACA is part of the Chryseobacterium camelliae genome and encodes:
- a CDS encoding lysylphosphatidylglycerol synthase domain-containing protein → MLFLLLAFVFFRSERHELASIGPQLKNSRTEWILAGIALSIIYIILQGLMYVTSFRSAGLGLKLPEAVSLFLKRNFLSVFLPAGGVSSLAYLPRNIRTKGYNTASIHQASAVYGFVGLLTVLVVGLPLMVYALFINKNFSSSWSGIAVLGILVFALYGVFISFRKKMHYTGLRSGKFPKLIRSSEEIFSSEIDRKSFRMTVLISVGIEFCGVFHLLIAMYALGTPASFSAAAISYIVSVVLMIISPFLRGLGAVEFSLTYILVSFGYQHADGLGITLLYRLFEFWLPLLVGIAAYLWSGRKLLARMIPVVMIFFLGIINILSVITPALADRLHIIKGYLPLDVIHLSKTLTLIAGVLLLVTSAHLFKGTRRAWYFAVAFTVMSVVFNLTKALDYEEALLRWRHWTAGLQP